From the genome of Ignavibacteriales bacterium, one region includes:
- a CDS encoding energy-coupling factor transporter ATPase, translating into MMKASLDRGSILVDIERYRYEDGISDTLSKLNFKVSKGEFVGLMGRTGAGKTTTLMLLNGLIPHFFDGVFDGEVISNTMNTARYRVQTLARFIGLVMQDPETQIFGITVEKDVAFGPSNLAYGKEKILELVGKSLKAVGLQGYENRLTTELSGGEKQRLTIAGVLAMEPEILILDEPTSELDPAGKVEIYKLLSDLRNDQHVTILISGHDSEEMLQYTDRILVLDNGSIVWEGKPENLFCNFELTGKFGIHSPEAAEIFYKLNNDKTFSNNSIVTNNKQFVEHFFEKYNFNFDQNKNIQKVKKDITVNSVIEARDISFSYKKGQLSLHKINVKINKGEFVALIGKNGAGKTTFSKHLNGLLRPDSGQILINGRDIKAISTAELSKEVGYVFQNPDHQIFAANIWEEIDYGLKNLFLTEDERNKRIHAALEFVGLEKFKDRHPFTLGKGERQKLAVATILAMEPGILVIDEPTTGQDWDGTKRMMEMLEKLHHRGHTILAITHNMRLAAEYADRVIVFSAGKIVLDGTPKEVFYQEEILNSVSITPPDSVLIGSKLRQFGLNGFPVTVNELQNELSASINGKVNVN; encoded by the coding sequence ATGATGAAAGCATCGCTTGATAGAGGTTCTATTCTTGTTGATATAGAAAGATATCGATATGAAGATGGTATTTCAGATACACTAAGTAAACTGAATTTTAAAGTTTCTAAAGGCGAGTTTGTCGGTCTGATGGGAAGAACCGGCGCTGGTAAAACTACTACATTGATGCTTTTAAATGGATTGATCCCTCATTTCTTTGATGGGGTTTTTGATGGAGAAGTAATTTCAAATACGATGAATACGGCAAGATACCGTGTGCAAACACTAGCGAGATTTATAGGGTTAGTAATGCAGGACCCGGAAACACAAATATTCGGAATCACAGTTGAAAAAGATGTCGCATTCGGTCCGTCAAATCTTGCTTATGGAAAAGAAAAAATTTTAGAGCTCGTTGGAAAATCATTGAAAGCTGTTGGACTACAAGGGTACGAAAACAGATTAACAACAGAACTTTCTGGCGGAGAGAAACAGCGATTAACAATTGCGGGAGTTCTTGCAATGGAGCCGGAAATACTAATTCTTGATGAACCGACTTCTGAACTAGATCCGGCGGGAAAAGTTGAAATATATAAACTGTTATCAGACCTTCGAAATGACCAACACGTTACAATACTCATTTCCGGACATGATTCTGAAGAAATGCTTCAATACACAGATAGAATTTTAGTTCTAGATAACGGATCAATTGTTTGGGAAGGCAAACCGGAAAATCTCTTTTGCAATTTCGAATTAACCGGAAAATTTGGAATTCATTCACCCGAAGCTGCCGAAATCTTCTATAAACTTAACAATGATAAAACGTTCTCGAATAATTCTATAGTTACAAATAACAAACAATTTGTTGAACATTTTTTTGAGAAATACAATTTCAACTTCGATCAAAATAAAAATATTCAAAAAGTTAAAAAGGATATTACTGTTAATTCAGTGATTGAGGCACGTGACATCTCCTTCTCATATAAGAAAGGGCAGTTGTCATTGCACAAAATAAACGTAAAGATAAATAAGGGAGAGTTTGTTGCGCTGATTGGCAAGAACGGTGCGGGAAAAACAACTTTTTCTAAACACCTTAACGGCTTGCTAAGACCAGATAGCGGACAAATCTTGATTAACGGTAGAGATATCAAGGCGATCTCGACTGCAGAGTTGAGTAAAGAAGTCGGATATGTTTTTCAAAATCCAGATCATCAAATATTTGCGGCGAATATTTGGGAAGAAATTGATTACGGTCTGAAAAATTTATTTTTGACTGAAGACGAAAGGAACAAAAGAATTCATGCGGCTTTGGAATTTGTTGGATTAGAAAAATTTAAAGATCGCCATCCGTTTACTCTTGGTAAAGGTGAAAGACAAAAATTGGCAGTTGCCACAATCCTTGCCATGGAGCCCGGAATTTTGGTAATTGATGAACCGACTACCGGTCAGGATTGGGACGGTACAAAAAGAATGATGGAGATGCTCGAAAAGCTTCATCATAGAGGTCATACAATTTTGGCGATAACACACAATATGCGGTTGGCTGCAGAATACGCAGACCGTGTAATTGTTTTTTCTGCAGGGAAAATTGTTCTTGACGGAACACCGAAAGAAGTTTTTTATCAAGAAGAAATTCTTAATTCTGTTTCAATTACGCCGCCCGATAGTGTATTAATCGGCAGTAAACTTCGTCAATTTGGTTTAAATGGTTTTCCTGTAACAGTTAACGAATTACAAAACGAATTGTCAGCAAGTATTAACGGAAAGGTAAATGTTAATTGA